In the genome of Molothrus aeneus isolate 106 chromosome 5, BPBGC_Maene_1.0, whole genome shotgun sequence, one region contains:
- the CSNK1E gene encoding casein kinase I, protein MELRVGNKYRLGRKIGSGSFGDIYLGANIATGEEVAIKLECVKTKHPQLHIESKFYKMMQGGVGIPSIKWCGAEGDYNVMVMELLGPSLEDLFNFCSRKFSLKTVLLLADQMISRIEYIHSKNFIHRDVKPDNFLMGLGKKGNLVYIIDFGLAKKYRDARTHQHIPYRENKNLTGTARYASINTHLGIEQSRRDDLESLGYVLMYFNLGSLPWQGLKAATKRQKYERISEKKMSTPIEVLCKGYPSEFSTYLNFCRSLRFDDKPDYSYLRQLFRNLFHRQGFSYDYVFDWNMLKFGAARNPEDMDRERREHEREERMGQLRGSATRALPPGPPAGATANRLRNVTEPMASTPTSRIQQSGNTSPRAISRVDRERKVSMRLHRGAPANVSSSDLTGRQEVSRISASQTSVPFDHLGK, encoded by the exons GAGCCAATATTGCAACTGGTGAAGAGGTGGCCATCAAACTGGAATGTGTCAAAACcaagcatccccagctccacaTTGAAAGCAAGTTCTACAAGATGATGCAGGGAGGAG tgGGTATCCCCTCCATTAAGTGGTGTGGAGCAGAGGGGGACTACAATGTGATGGTGATGGAACTCTTGGGGCCCAGCCTGGAAGATCTCTTCAACTTCTGTTCCCGCAAATTTAGTCTCAAGAcagttctgctgctggcagaccAGATG ATCAGCCGTATTGAGTACATTCATTCCAAGAACTTCATCCATCGGGATGTGAAGCCAGACAACTTCCTTATGGGCCTTGGCAAAAAGGGCAACCTAGTATACATCATTGATTTTGGTTTGGCCAAGAAGTACCGGGATGCCCGGACCCACCAGCACATCCCTTATCGGGAAAACAAGAACCTGACTGGCACAGCCCGTTATGCCTCTATCAACACCCACCTGGGAATTG AACAAAGTCGCCGTGATGACCTGGAGAGCCTTGGTTATGTGCTCATGTATTTCAACCTGGGCTcgctgccctggcagggcctcaAGGCTGCCACCAAGCGCCAAAAGTACGAGAGGATCAGCGAGAAAAAGATGTCAACGCCCATCGAGGTGCTCTGCAAAGGGTACCCTT CTGAGTTCTCAACATACCTCAACTTCTGCCGTTCACTGAGGTTTGACGATAAACCTGACTACTCGTACCTGCGGCAACTCTTCCGCAACCTCTTCCACCGCCAAGGCTTCTCCTATGACTACGTCTTTGACTGGAACATGCTTAAATTT GGAGCAGCCCGGAACCCTGAGGATATGGATCGGGAGCGGCGAGAGCACGAGCGGGAGGAGAGGATGGGGCAGCTCCGAGGGTCAGCCACACGAGCACTGCCCCCTGGCCCACCTGCCGGAGCCACTGCCAACCGTCTCCGCAATGTCACCGAGCCCATGGCCTCCACCCCCACCTCCCGAATCCAGCAGTCCG GCAACACGTCCCCCAGAGCAATCTCAAGAGTGGACAGGGAGCGGAAGGTCAGCATGAGGTTACACCGAGGAGCTCCTGCCAATGTCTCCTCATCTGACCTCACAGGGCGGCAAGAAGTGTCACGGATTTCAGCATCACAG ACAAGTGTGCCATTTGATCACCTTGGGAAGTGA